A window of Kineococcus sp. NBC_00420 genomic DNA:
CACGAACGGGGCGCGAGTCTGCGGCCTGCAGACTTCATGGTCATCTCGCGGTGCGGCCCGAAGACGACTCACCACTGACCAGGTGAGGTGCTCACCGCCACGACGATTGACCCGCGCTCACCGACGAGGGTCTGGAACTGAGCAACGACCTCGCCATCCTCGCTACTCACCGACAGCACGTGCTGAGCCCCCAACTGAAGCTCCTTCAGATCCTTCACCCGGAGGTCACCGGCTCCACCGGCCTCCTCAATCCGCTGACGTAGGACCTGCATCTGCTCAGCAGGAATGGCGTAGTCCGGCATCAACCGCTGGCACAGACCGCGTCTGTCCTCACGCTGAATCGCGGTGAGCACCCCGGCCACCGCGTCCTCGGGATCGCCAACGCCTACCCCGCAGGGCCGCGTCACGCGGTAGGCGTGGAGACCGCCCATCACCAAGGCCACCAAGACGCAGACGACGACGATCGCCCGCACCGGCCGGAACATCCGGTGCTCGGTGATCGGGTGGCTCATCGCTCGAGCATGCCGGGCTGGTGCCCGGCCGGGGTCATTTTCACCGCTTCTGCTTCCAGCGCGCACAGCAAGAACGTCCGGTCATCCCGCGCTCAGTGCGCGATCGTGGCTGGTCCCGAACGTCCTGACATGACGATGTCCGCGCGGTGTCCCGACGGTAATCGCGGTGGACCGACAGGACGGGTCAGTGATCGCGGCGGCGGTCCCGGTAGGTGGCCATCTTGGTGCGCGCCCCGCAGATGTCCATGGCGCACCACGTACTGCCCCGGTTGCGGGAGGAGTCGTAGAACACCCACTGACACACGTCGCGGCGGCAAGCCTTCAACCGGGTCAGCTGTCCCGGCTCCGCGCGGATCAACACAGCGGCGATGTGCGTCAGCCCAGCCCGGACCGGCGCATCCATCCAGGGTGCCGTCTTCACTGCGCCTTCAGGGACCGTCAACCGCACCGGCAACTGAGCCAGGGCCGTCTCCAGGCGACTCGCTCCCTCGCCATCGTCTCCATCGGCCAGGTCGGTGGGGTCAGTCGGGTCGGTGGGGTCAGCCGGGGCGGTGTGCGCACTGTCGTGGTGGGTCAGGAACAGCCAGCGCAGTCCTTCACGCAGGTCCACGGCGAGGGTGAGGTCATCGTCGTTGGCCTGCTCGCGCTCGTCGAGCAGGTCGTAGCTGGCCAACCACTGCACGAGGTCAGCGGGAGTCTGCAAAGCATCGGCCCCGGCCTCGCGGTCGGCGGTGTTGCAGAAGACCTGCGCCAGACGCAGCGGCGCCGGCGCCGGCGCCCGCCCTCCCGGCTCGGCGTAGCCACTGTCTGCAGGCACGTCCCCGTTACCGGTCATCGTCCATCACCGGTAACGTGCCGGAGGGCGATGATTCCCTGGCCCGAGGAGACCCTGTGCAGACACCTGAACGAGCACCCCGAGCGGCGTCACCCCGCACAGACCCCGGCGGACCCGGCGCCGGCCTCCCGCCCCTGGCCCTGGCCCTGGCCCTGGTCCTGGCTCTGCCGTCCCCCTCGAGCACGTTCACCCCTGCAGTCTGGCTCGCCCCCTGGGCGTGCCCGCCACCTACGGTCGAGGTGGCGACGTCGTGAGCGACCTGGCGAGCACACCCACCCGTGCGCGGGTACGCGACCCCAGCTGGGCACTGCTGCGCATCGAGCGCAGCTTTGCCCACTACTGGCTGGGTCAGTCCGCAGCTAGCGCCGGCGCCCAGGTCACCACCGTCGCCATCCCGCTGATCAGTGCCATCGCCCTGCACGCCGGACCCGCAGCGATCAGCTTCGTCGCCACCGCCGGGACCCTGCCCTACCTGCTCTTCTCCCTACTCACCGGACACCTGCTGCACGGGCGAGACCAGAAGCGCTCCATGGTCACCACCGATCTGCTCCAAGCGTTCCTGCTGACCCAGATTCCCCTGGCCTGGGTCGGGGGCTGGCTCAGCGTCCCCCTGCTGGCCGCGATCACCTTCGCCAGCGGCTGCTGCGCCCTGGTCTTCGGCTTGTCCGCCTTCGCCTACGTCCCTGCCCTGGTCGA
This region includes:
- a CDS encoding CGNR zinc finger domain-containing protein, yielding MPADSGYAEPGGRAPAPAPLRLAQVFCNTADREAGADALQTPADLVQWLASYDLLDEREQANDDDLTLAVDLREGLRWLFLTHHDSAHTAPADPTDPTDPTDLADGDDGEGASRLETALAQLPVRLTVPEGAVKTAPWMDAPVRAGLTHIAAVLIRAEPGQLTRLKACRRDVCQWVFYDSSRNRGSTWCAMDICGARTKMATYRDRRRDH